A DNA window from Euwallacea fornicatus isolate EFF26 chromosome 17, ASM4011564v1, whole genome shotgun sequence contains the following coding sequences:
- the LOC136344760 gene encoding pro-resilin-like isoform X1 encodes MKVSLLILSTLAMALAEPPSQYLPPNQYIPPPNQYLPPTNNYLPPVTTSSPKYLPPTTLYGTPTPSPPVYRPPTTSYGTPIPTYGAPYPGRGGYDDESSQEPANYEFEYHVQDPPSGNDFGHKEQRQGDVAQGRYFVLLPDGRLQTVEYIADADGYKSKVSYQQVGGGYPTNNGGYPANNGGYQYRK; translated from the exons ATGAAG GTCTCGTTGTTAATCCTCTCAACTCTCGCTATGGCCCTAGCCGAGCCACCCTCTCAATACCTACCCCCCAACCAGTACATTCCTCCTCCAAACCAGTACCTACCCCCTACCAACAACTACCTCCCCCCTGTCACCACGAGTAGCCCCAAGTACCTCCCGCCTACCACACTCTACGGTACCCCTACTCCTTCTCCCCCAGTCTATCGTCCCCCCACAACCAGCTACGGCACCCCTATCCCTACCTATGGAGCCCCTTACCCAGGAAGGGGAGGATACGACGATGAATCT TCACAGGAACCTGCCAACTACGAATTCGAATATCACGTGCAAGACCCCCCTTCAGGAAACGATTTTGGGCACAAAGAGCAACGTCAAGGGGATGTTGCCCAAGGCAGGTACTTTGTTTTGCTCCCTGATGGCCGTCTGCAAACTGTGGAGTACATTGCTGATGCCGATGGCTACAAATCAAAAGTTTCCTACCAGCAAGTAGGGGGTGGGTACCCAACCAACAACGGAGGGTACCCGGCCAATAACGGAGGTTACCAATACAGGAAATAG
- the LOC136344760 gene encoding pro-resilin-like isoform X2, whose protein sequence is MKVSLLILSTLAMALAEPPSQYLPPNQYIPPPNQYLPPTNNYLPPVTTSSPKYLPPTTLYGTPTPSPPVYRPPTTSYGTPIPTYGAPYPGRGGYDDESEPANYEFEYHVQDPPSGNDFGHKEQRQGDVAQGRYFVLLPDGRLQTVEYIADADGYKSKVSYQQVGGGYPTNNGGYPANNGGYQYRK, encoded by the exons ATGAAG GTCTCGTTGTTAATCCTCTCAACTCTCGCTATGGCCCTAGCCGAGCCACCCTCTCAATACCTACCCCCCAACCAGTACATTCCTCCTCCAAACCAGTACCTACCCCCTACCAACAACTACCTCCCCCCTGTCACCACGAGTAGCCCCAAGTACCTCCCGCCTACCACACTCTACGGTACCCCTACTCCTTCTCCCCCAGTCTATCGTCCCCCCACAACCAGCTACGGCACCCCTATCCCTACCTATGGAGCCCCTTACCCAGGAAGGGGAGGATACGACGATGAATCT GAACCTGCCAACTACGAATTCGAATATCACGTGCAAGACCCCCCTTCAGGAAACGATTTTGGGCACAAAGAGCAACGTCAAGGGGATGTTGCCCAAGGCAGGTACTTTGTTTTGCTCCCTGATGGCCGTCTGCAAACTGTGGAGTACATTGCTGATGCCGATGGCTACAAATCAAAAGTTTCCTACCAGCAAGTAGGGGGTGGGTACCCAACCAACAACGGAGGGTACCCGGCCAATAACGGAGGTTACCAATACAGGAAATAG
- the LOC136344758 gene encoding cell death abnormality protein 1-like has translation MESDKETSQQCCSKPGKQSSCKDCKCGDSCKEKECCSKAQCCSKPGESTCKECKCTQEKSKCCKDKECCSSGICCSKDEGECSCENCKCGDCCKEKKCCSDAQCCSKPGECTCKECKCTQCKTRCCKDKECCSSGTCCSKDEGECSCENCKCGDCCKEKKCCSDAQCCSKPGECTCKECKCTQCKTRCCKDKECCSSGTCCSKDEGECSCENCKCGDCCKEKKCCSDAQCCSKPGECTCKECKCTQCKTRCYKDKECCSSGTCCSKDEGECSCENCKCGDCCKEKKCCSDAQCCSKPGECTCKECKCTQCKTRCCKDKECCTSGICCSKREGKCSCENCKCEDCCKEKKCCPTVECCSKPEECVCTKCKCSQCKSNCCKDQECCSSGKCCLKPGEECSSKDCKCSECCKKKTKCCSTGNCSFRPREFKCGNCSCGQCDSGECEHGKCDPSEEATSE, from the exons ATGGAGAGTG ATAAGGAAACCTCGCAACAATGCTGCTCCAAACCTGGAAAGCAATCCTCATGTAAGGATTGCAAGTGTGGAGATTCCTGCAAGGAGAAAGAATGCTGCTCCAAAGCTCAGTGTTGTTCCAAACCTGGAGAGTCTACCTGTAAGGAATGTAAATGCACACAAGAGAAGTCCAAATGTTGCAAAGACAAGGAATGCTGTTCTTCTGGAATATGCTGCTCCAAGGATGAAGGCGAATGCTCCTGTGAAAATTGCAAGTGTGGAGATTGCTGCAAGGAGAAAAAATGCTGCTCCGATGCTCAGTGTTGTTCCAAACCTGGAGAGTGTACCTGTAAGGAATGCAAATGCACTCAATGCAAGACAAGATGTTGCAAAGACAAGGAATGCTGTTCTTCTGGAACATGCTGCTCCAAGGATGAAGGCGAATGCTCCTGTGAAAATTGCAAGTGTGGAGATTGCtgcaaagagaaaaaatgctGCTCCGATGCTCAGTGTTGTTCCAAACCTGGAGAGTGTACCTGTAAGGAATGCAAATGCACTCAATGCAAGACAAGATGTTGCAAAGACAAGGAATGCTGTTCTTCTGGAACATGCTGCTCCAAGGATGAAGGCGAATGCTCCTGTGAAAATTGCAAGTGTGGAGATTGCtgcaaagagaaaaaatgctGCTCCGATGCTCAGTGTTGTTCCAAACCTGGAGAGTGTACCTGTAAGGAATGCAAATGCACTCAATGCAAGACAAGATGTTACAAAGACAAGGAATGCTGTTCTTCTGGAACATGCTGCTCCAAGGATGAAGGCGAATGCTCCTGTGAAAATTGCAAGTGTGGAGATTGCtgcaaagagaaaaaatgctGCTCCGATGCTCAGTGTTGTTCCAAACCTGGAGAGTGTACCTGTAAGGAATGCAAATGCACTCAATGCAAGACAAGATGTTGCAAAGACAAGGAATGCTGCACTTCTGGAATATGTTGCTCCAAGCGTGAAGGCAAATGCTCTTGTGAGAATTGCAAATGTGAAGATTGCTGCAAGGAGAAAAAGTGCTGTCCAACCGTTGAGTGTTGCTCCAAACCTGAAGAATGCGTTTGCACGAAATGCAAATGTTCTCAGTGCAAGTCAAATTGTTGCAAAGATCAAGAATGTTGCTCTTCTGGAAAATGCTGCTTGAAACCCGGCGAAGAATGCTCCAGCAAGGATTGCAAATGTAGTGAATGCTGCAAGAAGAAGACGAAGTGCTGCTCTACAGGTAACTGCAGCTTCAGGCCCAGAGAGTTCAAATGTGGTAACTGTAGTTGCGGCCAATGTGATTCTGGCGAATGCGAGCATGGAAAGTGTGATCCTAGTGAAGAAGCTACTtcagaataa
- the LOC136344757 gene encoding laminin subunit gamma-1-like, protein MQHYNFKKILIFLVFVQFEKCRGQLVHEIDHTPVIGLQRAPCYDSFNRPQRCIPEFENAAFAMDIDATNTCGEEGEQEYCVQTGITGIRKSCAICYPGQHHARYMADLHNVDNPTWWQSQTMLEGIQWPSQVNLTIRFGKTFDITYIRLWFMSPRPESFYISKKISPDSPWTPYQYYSATCRDTYGLPDQTSTTKGDETRALCTSEYSDISPLRGGNVAFSTLEGRPSAYTFDASPELQEWVTATELRITLDRINTFGDEVFGDQQVLKSYFYAIADVAIGARCKCNGHASECVSSTGDGGVRTRVCRCEHNTAGPDCGECLPFFNDAPWARATAISANECKQCNCNGYSSRCVFDSKLYEQSGHGGYCLDCSANRDGPNCERCRPNYYMRDDGYCIPCQCDETGSLFQQCNAEGKCQCKPGVTGNKCDTCAENHYEFSKSGCKSCECAEEGSEFNVPHCNPTNGECVCKENVEGKQCRECKPSFFNLDLENEFGCTPCFCYGHSSQCRSAQGYSKYALESSFAKGSEKWRAEDQYGKNVPIKYETISQSIGVKSQDEEVVYFLTPHRFLGDQRGSYNQLLEFSFRIGDNRLFQTAADIIIEGGGNRITNTIFGQSNLNPTIESQPYKFRLHEHPDFQWQPRLNSRDFISILTNLTAIKIRGTYSTKGVGFLDDVKLQTAAPGAAGVPALWMEFCECPQGYIGQFCESCAAGYRHSPAHGGPFTNCIPCDCNKHAEICDSETGRCICQHNTAGENCEFCARGYYGNALAGTPEDCLPCNCPNGGACIQLQDDLVMCTECPIGYSGFRCDVCSDGYYGDPTGVFGPKSPCQVCECNQNIDTNGIGNCNTTTGECLRCIHNTGGSTCEVCLPGYYGNALVLPKGDCKRCECNPIGTISDSNGEPICDSSTGACVCKPNVKGRNCDQCEEGYYNLQGGDGCQSCNCDTIGSFNHTCDLYNGQCYCRLGVTGLRCDHCEARKYGFSLEGCKECECDGVGSKDLQCDSSGQCPCLDNVEGRRCDRCKENKYDRHRGCVDCPECYNLVQNDYRAHSNKLEKLNEIINEIERRPTVITDSDFRTELEKLDDDIDELYDKVKTATGEESIIHQVQDIKKREEDVARTLESVNENIDGIRAKTDEAKTINHNTDMVLEQLDQSLEDIRSQFESDAKKALVDAWERSKQVGQQSETMTKVAKEARELADALDRQADRLVSDAKDAKNKSSEVYELAKKANSDQSLVKEKIGKLKHDLDGAEDKLNKTSQFTNDVHAKANQVKNEALDLLNEVMNLNVPTVDVPDLAKKSQSLKEEARRLGDKAENLLSQSKELKAMVDSRYEEGKQLVEKASDQQTALAELVDEIHEANETVSKTIEEWTNKLNEAERIYTDLLSSDSDTQKSRQEAEDALKTIPDIEAIISNTLNKADQAQMQLQEVGRIANESLASTLTAKSRGERASNDLKKFLEQASKLNEDTNDFLISEADIGRRIEASEDKLDTLLKHPLCNSSLVDQAKDNVGKAVQETDKVSDQVAKLLDDVQEIISELDNTPNIHEEILDRLDHDIIEIERMINSSKLEEHLEKLQNQHRVQNGLIEDYKIKIDEMQRDVENIKNIVDALPVSCFRRVELEP, encoded by the exons ATGCAGCACTATaactttaagaaaattctCATCTTCCTCGTGTTTGTGCAATTCGAGAAATGTCGGGGCCAACTAGTCCATGAAATTGACCATACCCCTGTAATTGGGCTTCAAAGGGCTCCTTGTTACGATTCATTCAATAGGCCTCAG AGATGTATCCCTGAATTTGAGAATGCCGCCTTCGCAATGGATATAGACGCTACCAACACCTGTGGCGAAGAAGGGGAACAAGAATATTGCGTCCAGACTGGAATTACTGGCATCCGCAAATCTTGCGCTATTTGCTATCCTGGTCAACATCATGCCAGGTACATGGCCGATCTGCACAATGTGGACAATCCTACTTGGTGGCAATCTCAGACTATGCTGGAAGGCATTCAGTGGCCCAGTCAAGTGAACTTAACTATAAGATTCG GCAAAACTTTTGATATCACCTATATTCGCCTTTGGTTTATGTCCCCAAGACCGGAGAGCTTTTACATATCGAAGAAAATCAGCCCAGATAGTCCATGGACCCCGTACCAGTATTACAG TGCTACATGTCGGGACACTTATGGTCTGCCAGACCAGACGTCCACTACGAAAGGGGACGAAACTAGAGCTCTGTGTACTTCGGAGTACTCGGATATATCTCCATTACGTGGTGGTAATGTAGCTTTCAGTACACTGGAAGGAAGACCTTCTGCCTATACATTCGATGCCAGCCCCGAATTACAA GAGTGGGTAACCGCTACGGAGCTCCGCATAACTTTGGACCGCATCAACACCTTCGGAGACGAAGTCTTCGGCGACCAGCAAGTACTCAAATCCTACTTTTATGCCATTGCGGATGTGGCAATAGGTGCTCGTTGCAAGTGTAATGGACATGCTTCAGAATGTGTATCCAGTACTGGTGATGGGGGGGTTCGGACGAGAGTCTGCAGGTGCGAGCACAACACCGCTGGACCCGATTGTGGGGAATGTTTGCCCTTTTTCAACGACGCCCCATGGGCCAGGGCTACTGCCATTAGTGCCAACGAATGCAAAC AGTGCAATTGTAATGGATACTCCAGCAGATGCGTCTTCGACTCTAAACTCTACGAGCAATCAGGCCATGGAGGTTACTGCTTGGATTGCTCGGCTAACAGGGATGGACCCAACTGTGAACGATGTAGGCCCAACTATTACATGAGGGATGATGGTTATTGCATCCCCTGCCAATGCGACGAAACTGGATCATTGTTTCAACAGTGCAATGCTGAGGGAAAATGCCAGTGCAAACCTGGAGTAACTGGGAATAAATGCGATAC GTGTGCAGAAAACCACTACGAATTCTCGAAGTCCGGCTGCAAAAGTTGTGAATGTGCGGAAGAGGGTTCTGAGTTCAATGTGCCTCATTGCAACCCTACTAATGGAGAATGCGTTTGCAAGGAAAACGTGGAAGGGAAACAGTGCCGGGAATGCAAGCCCAGCTTCTTCAACTTGGATTTAGAGAACGAGTTTGGGTGTACTCCTTGCTTCTGTTATGGCCATTCTTCTCAGTGTCGATCGGCCCAAG ggTATTCAAAATACGCCCTTGAATCGAGCTTTGCAAAAGGAAGCGAAAAGTGGAGGGCAGAGGATCAGTACGGCAAAAATGTGCCAATTAAATACGAAACCATCAGCCAAA GCATTGGTGTTAAGTCTCAAGACGAAGAAGTGGTTTACTTCCTAACTCCACATAGATTCCTAGGAGATCAAAGAGGCTCTTACAACCAACTCCTGGAGTTTTCCTTCAGAATAGGAGACAATAGGCTCTTCCAAACCGCAGCTGACATTATAATCGAGGGTGGTGGAAATCGTATCACCAACACCATTTTTGGCCAAAGCAACCTCAACCCTACGATAGAG TCCCAGCCTTACAAGTTCAGGCTTCATGAACATCCGGACTTCCAGTGGCAACCAAGATTGAACTctagagattttatttccatccTGACCAACTTGACCGCAATCAAAATTAGGGGCACATATTCGACCAAAGGGGTGGGGTTCTTGGACGACGTAAAACTGCAAACTGCCGCTCCCGGAGCTGCTGGAGTTCCGGCTCTATGGATGGAATTTTGCGAATGTCCTCAAGGATATATCGGACAATTTTGCGAATCCTGTGCAGCAGGGTACCGCCATTCTCCTGCCCATGGAGGACCTTTTACTAACTGCATTCCGTGCGATTGCAACAAACATGCGGAAATTTGCGACTCTGAGACTGGAAGATGCATTTGTCAGCATAATACTGCAGgagaaaattgtgaattttgtGCTAGGGGGTATTATGGAAATGCCTTGGCAG GAACGCCCGAGGATTGTCTACCATGTAACTGCCCCAATGGAGGAGCATGCATTCAACTCCAAGACGATCTAGTTATGTGCACCGAATGCCCAATTGGATACTCGGGATTCAGGTGCGACGTTTGTTCTGATGGTTATTATGGGGACCCCACTGGGGTCTTTGGTCCAAAATCACCTTGCCAAGTATGCGAATGCAACCAAAACATCGACACCAATGGTATTGGCAACTGCAACACCACCACTGGAGAGTGCCTTAGATGTATTCACAATACTGGAGGATCTACATGCGAAGTTTGCCTGCCAG GCTATTATGGTAATGCCCTGGTTTTGCCCAAGGGCGACTGCAAGCGCTGCGAGTGCAACCCTATTGGTACCATCTCCGACTCCAATGGAGAACCCATATGTGATTCTAGCACCGGAGCATGTGTCTGCAAGCCGAACGTGAAAGGCAGAAACTGCGACCAATGCGAAGAAGGCTACTACAATCTGCAAGGTGGAGATGGGTGCCAGAGTTGCAACTGCGACACCATTGGGTCTTTCAATCATACTTGTGATCTTTACAACGGACAATGTTATTGTCGACTTGGAGTTACTGG CTTACGTTGCGATCATTGCGAAGCGAGGAAATACGGGTTTTCACTGGAAGGCTGTAAAGAATGTGAATGCGATGGGGTGGGTTCCAAAGATTTGCAATGTGACTCGTCCGGGCAGTGCCCTTGCTTGGACAACGTTGAAGGACGCCGATGTGATAGATGCAAGGAAAACAAGTACGATAGGCATCGAGGATGCGTCG acTGTCCCGAGTGCTATAATCTAGTACAAAATGATTATAGAGCGCACTCAAACAAGTTGGAAAAACTGAACGAAATCATTAATGAAATAGAGCGAAGGCCTACTGTTATCACTGACTCGGATTTCCGCACCGAGCTGGAGAAGTTGGATGATGACATAGATGAACTTTACGATAAAGTTAAAACTGCAACAGGAGAGGAAAGCATCATTCACCAGGTGCAGGATATAAAGAAGAGGGAAGAGGATGTTGCTAGGACTTTGGAGAGCGTCAACGAGAACATCGATGGCATTAGAGCGAAAACTGACGAAGCCAAAACGATTAACCATAATACCGATATGGTTTTGGAACAG CTCGACCAAAGTCTAGAAGACATCCGCTCCCAATTCGAATCAGACGCCAAAAAGGCCTTAGTAGATGCGTGGGAGAGAAGCAAGCAAGTGGGTCAACAATCCGAGACTATGACCAAAGTCGCCAAAGAGGCACGAGAATTGGCTGATGCTCTGGATAGACAAGCGGATAGGTTGGTCTCCGACGCCAAAGAtgctaaaaataaatccagCGAAGTTTACGAGTTGGCCAAGAAAGCCAACTCCGATCAG AGCTTAGTAAAAGAGAAGATTGGGAAGCTGAAACACGATCTGGATGGGGCTGAGGACAAATTAAATAAGACGAGTCAATTCACCAACGATGTCCATGCCAAGGCTAATCAGGTCAAGAACGAGGCTTTGGATCTCTTGAACGAGGTCATGAACTTGAATGTGCCCACTGTGGATGTTCCAGATCTCGCCAAGAAGTCGCAGAGTCTGAAGGAGGAAGCCAGACGCTTGGGAGACAAGGCTGAGAATTTGTTGAGTCAAAg CAAAGAATTGAAAGCTATGGTAGACAGCAGATATGAGGAAGGAAAGCAGCTGGTGGAAAAAGCGTCAGACCAACAGACGGCCTTGGCGGAATTGGTGGATGAAATCCATGAAGCAAACGAAACTGTGAGCAAAACTATTGAAGAATGGACAAACAAATTGAATGAGGCCGAACGCATCTATACGGACCTTCTAA GCTCTGATTCTGACActcaaaaatctcgtcaagAGGCAGAGGATGCCTTAAAGACTATACCAGATATTGAGGCCATTATAAGCAACACCTTGAATAAAGCCGATCAGGCGCAAATGCAGCTGCAAGAAGTCGGCAGGATTGCCAATGAATCGCTCGCTTCTACCCTCACTGCGAAGAGTCGCGGAGAAAGGGCCTCGAATGAC CTAAAAAAGTTCCTAGAGCAAGCCAGTAAGCTTAACGAAGATACCAACGATTTCCTCATTTCTGAAGCGGACATTGGCAGAAGAATTGAAGCATCAGAGgacaaattagacactctgCTCAAGCATCCTTTATGCAACAGCTCCCTAGTGGATCAGGCTAAGGATAAC GTGGGCAAAGCCGTTCAAGAAACCGACAAAGTCTCCGACCAAGTTGCCAAGCTTCTCGATGATGTGCAGGAAATAATCTCCGAGCTGGACAACACTCCTAATATACACGAAGAGATTCTGGACCGTCTCGACCACGACATTATCGAAATTGAAAGAATGATCAATAGCAGCAAACTGGAGGAACATTTGGAGAAGCTGCAAAATCAACACAGAGTGCAGAACGGTCTGATTGAGGactacaaaatcaaaattgatgAAATGCAGAGGgatgttgaaaatattaagaatataGTAGACGCGTTACCTGTATCTTGTTTCAGAAGGGTCGAATTGGAGCCCTAA